In one Micromonospora polyrhachis genomic region, the following are encoded:
- a CDS encoding tRNA adenosine deaminase-associated protein, translated as MPYFAGAAVRGAAGWTAAEIDLGGVADLDEVADRLRDVDLDAEVSLLFVEADDVYLTILRLDEGENLRVFSCDSAFAEESRLGALLVGDLQAPVLDADEAADSDDQEGSSGSGNTTDEDEEPAADPDADPIGDADLLTDFGISAQRLLTLCAHDGMMPADVTAEVCQIIGCGDEVEELREA; from the coding sequence GTGCCGTACTTCGCTGGGGCCGCGGTACGCGGTGCGGCCGGCTGGACAGCCGCCGAGATCGACCTCGGCGGTGTAGCCGATCTGGACGAGGTGGCCGACCGACTACGTGACGTCGACCTGGATGCCGAGGTTTCGCTGCTCTTCGTCGAGGCCGATGACGTCTACCTGACGATCCTGCGGCTGGACGAGGGCGAGAACCTGCGGGTCTTCAGCTGTGACTCGGCGTTCGCCGAGGAGTCCCGACTCGGCGCGCTGCTGGTCGGTGATCTCCAGGCACCCGTCCTGGACGCCGACGAGGCCGCCGACTCGGACGACCAGGAAGGATCGTCGGGCTCGGGCAACACAACCGACGAGGACGAGGAGCCAGCGGCCGACCCGGACGCCGACCCGATCGGCGACGCCGACCTGCTCACCGACTTCGGCATCTCCGCGCAGCGGCTGCTCACGCTCTGCGCGCACGACGGGATGATGCCGGCCGACGTGACAGCCGAGGTCTGCCAGATCATCGGCTGCGGCGACGAGGTCGAGGAACTGCGCGAGGCGTGA
- a CDS encoding nucleoside deaminase, which yields MGGLADESFPVGRRQRHEAWMRRALDVAAAEGRSVDTEEVTRSALEPVGDVPVGAVLYGPDGVELAAGRNERELTGDPTAHAEILVLRRAAAKLGAWRLDGCTLVVTLEPCTMCAGALVLARVSTLVFGAWEPKTGAVGSLWDVVRDRRLNHRPEVYGGVLEAECAALLRVFFR from the coding sequence ATGGGCGGCCTCGCGGACGAGTCGTTTCCGGTCGGCCGGCGGCAGCGGCATGAAGCCTGGATGCGCCGGGCGCTCGACGTCGCGGCTGCGGAAGGACGCTCGGTCGACACCGAAGAGGTCACCCGTTCGGCCCTCGAACCGGTCGGTGACGTACCGGTCGGTGCGGTGCTCTACGGACCGGACGGCGTGGAACTCGCGGCCGGTCGCAACGAGCGGGAGTTGACCGGTGATCCGACCGCGCACGCGGAGATCCTCGTGCTGCGCCGGGCGGCGGCGAAACTCGGGGCTTGGCGGCTGGACGGCTGCACCCTGGTGGTGACGCTCGAACCGTGCACCATGTGCGCCGGGGCGCTGGTGCTGGCCCGGGTCTCCACGCTGGTGTTCGGGGCGTGGGAGCCGAAGACGGGCGCGGTGGGCTCGCTCTGGGACGTCGTACGTGACCGCCGGCTCAACCACCGCCCGGAGGTCTACGGCGGCGTCCTCGAAGCCGAGTGCGCCGCCCTGCTCCGCGTGTTCTTCCGCTGA
- the deoD gene encoding purine-nucleoside phosphorylase, with translation MSTHIGAKPGEIAERVLMPGDPLRAKWIAETYLEDAKCYSTVRGMYGFTGRWSGVEVSVQGSGMGMPSASIYAHELINEYGVKTLIRVGSCGALSPDLQLRDVIAANGSSTDSNMNRVRFDGLVDYAPVADFGLLRTSVEVAERRGISMRVGPVLAADAFYTDRPDLYDTLADYGVLAVEMESAALYTIAARFRARALTVLTVSDHIKTGEKTTAEEREQTFGQMVEIALDTAIA, from the coding sequence ATGAGTACGCACATCGGCGCGAAGCCGGGCGAGATCGCCGAGCGGGTCCTGATGCCGGGCGACCCGCTGCGGGCCAAGTGGATCGCGGAGACCTACCTCGAGGATGCCAAGTGCTACTCGACGGTCCGGGGCATGTACGGCTTCACCGGCCGATGGTCCGGCGTCGAGGTGTCGGTCCAGGGCTCCGGCATGGGCATGCCGTCCGCCTCGATCTACGCCCACGAACTGATCAACGAGTACGGCGTGAAGACCCTGATCCGGGTCGGCTCCTGCGGGGCGCTCAGCCCTGACCTGCAACTGCGGGACGTGATCGCGGCGAACGGATCGTCCACCGACTCGAACATGAACCGGGTCCGGTTCGACGGGCTGGTCGACTACGCCCCGGTCGCCGACTTCGGGCTGCTGCGTACCTCGGTCGAGGTGGCCGAGCGGCGCGGCATCAGCATGCGGGTCGGGCCGGTCCTGGCCGCGGACGCCTTCTACACCGACCGCCCAGACCTGTACGACACGCTGGCCGACTACGGCGTACTCGCGGTGGAGATGGAGTCAGCGGCGCTGTACACGATCGCGGCGCGGTTCCGGGCTCGGGCGTTGACTGTGCTCACCGTCAGCGACCACATCAAGACCGGCGAGAAGACCACCGCCGAGGAGCGCGAGCAGACCTTCGGCCAGATGGTCGAGATCGCCCTCGACACCGCCATCGCCTGA
- a CDS encoding DUF4231 domain-containing protein, which produces MWSKMSQLWKKKSGTTNEENWNQVISDGSKSWHPDHVRSLILDAEEKLHLQGLWRKVGIAWIFVGNVALVAIATVATFSDFGQLTRFSTQLYIACAVSLLASPALAYWQYKRMRKTRIIIKKLHVVRRRTQADLDTSMSSGDDGALLAQKRYRDDVPDLISQFREDAGRTRGIHNRFQSVIIIGSVATSAIATASVAFSQARWLTVAASAAVGLSAGFTGYFKYHERSFNSQQTADAIEREYEAVELRVGKYAGLDEEAAYALFADCVERLRDEQNKRQQQLDQPAEVKREE; this is translated from the coding sequence ATGTGGTCGAAAATGTCGCAGCTTTGGAAAAAGAAGAGTGGAACCACAAACGAGGAAAACTGGAACCAGGTCATCAGTGATGGCTCCAAGAGCTGGCACCCCGACCATGTCCGCAGCTTAATCCTCGACGCCGAAGAAAAGCTCCATCTTCAGGGATTATGGCGCAAGGTTGGAATCGCCTGGATCTTCGTAGGCAATGTCGCCCTCGTGGCCATAGCTACAGTCGCCACTTTCTCCGATTTCGGACAACTAACCCGCTTCTCTACACAGCTATACATTGCATGCGCCGTATCACTGCTTGCCTCACCAGCGCTGGCATACTGGCAATACAAGCGCATGAGGAAAACCCGCATCATCATTAAGAAGCTCCATGTCGTCCGTCGACGCACCCAGGCCGACCTAGACACGAGCATGAGCAGTGGAGACGACGGGGCACTGCTCGCACAAAAGCGCTACAGGGATGACGTTCCCGACCTGATCTCACAGTTCCGTGAAGATGCCGGGAGAACCCGGGGGATTCATAACAGATTCCAAAGCGTAATTATTATCGGCTCGGTAGCCACCTCCGCGATTGCTACAGCGTCAGTCGCCTTCAGTCAAGCAAGGTGGCTAACCGTGGCAGCCAGCGCCGCTGTGGGACTATCGGCAGGCTTTACCGGGTACTTCAAATATCACGAGCGCAGCTTTAACTCCCAACAGACGGCCGACGCGATTGAACGGGAATACGAAGCTGTCGAGCTCCGCGTGGGCAAGTATGCAGGGCTAGACGAGGAGGCGGCATACGCCCTCTTCGCAGACTGCGTCGAGAGGCTGCGCGACGAGCAGAACAAGCGGCAGCAGCAACTTGATCAGCCCGCCGAGGTCAAGCGCGAGGAGTGA
- a CDS encoding tyrosine-type recombinase/integrase produces the protein MGRRPNGASSTYLGADGSWHGRVTVGVKDDGSPDRRHVRGKTEAAVIKKVRLLERERDSGTVRKAGQRWTVKTWLIHWVENIAAPAVRENTIAGYRVAVYRHLIPGLGGHRLERLEPEHLERFYRRMQENGSAPATAHQAHRTIRTALNESVRRGHLARNPAALAKAPRLAESEIEPYSVTEVQRLMAATRGRRNSARWAVALALGLRQGEALGLRWSDVDLDAGTLVVRRGRQRPRWRHGCDKPCGRKFGGHCPNRQPTRAETAETKSRAGRRTIGLPAELVNLLREHHQEQTQARATAAQLWADGGWLFATPTGEPVNPRTDYDEWKRLLKLAGLRDGRLHDARHTAATVLLIPGVAERAVMGIMGWSNSAMATRYQHLTGQVRRDIARKVDGLLWKKDSGSTS, from the coding sequence ATGGGACGTCGACCCAACGGGGCGTCGAGCACCTACCTCGGTGCCGACGGTTCTTGGCATGGACGGGTGACCGTCGGTGTGAAGGACGACGGATCGCCAGACCGCCGGCACGTCCGGGGAAAGACGGAAGCAGCAGTCATCAAGAAGGTACGGCTCCTTGAACGGGAACGGGACAGTGGGACGGTCCGTAAGGCTGGCCAGCGCTGGACGGTGAAGACCTGGCTAATCCACTGGGTGGAGAACATCGCCGCCCCGGCCGTACGAGAGAACACCATCGCCGGCTACCGGGTGGCCGTCTACCGGCACCTCATCCCCGGGCTCGGCGGGCACCGGCTTGAGCGCCTGGAGCCCGAGCACCTGGAGCGCTTCTACCGTCGAATGCAGGAGAACGGCAGTGCCCCGGCAACCGCCCACCAGGCTCACCGCACGATCCGGACCGCGCTCAACGAGTCAGTACGCCGGGGGCACCTGGCAAGGAACCCTGCCGCTCTCGCCAAGGCCCCACGCCTGGCGGAGAGCGAGATCGAGCCGTACTCAGTCACGGAGGTGCAACGACTCATGGCCGCAACCCGCGGGCGCCGCAACAGCGCCCGGTGGGCGGTCGCGCTCGCCCTCGGCCTGCGCCAAGGGGAAGCGCTCGGCCTGCGCTGGTCGGATGTCGACCTGGACGCCGGAACGCTGGTAGTCCGGCGCGGCCGGCAACGCCCGCGGTGGCGGCACGGGTGCGACAAGCCCTGCGGCCGGAAGTTCGGCGGGCACTGCCCCAACCGGCAACCGACACGCGCCGAGACAGCAGAGACGAAGTCGCGCGCCGGCCGCCGGACCATCGGCCTGCCCGCCGAGTTGGTGAACCTGTTGCGGGAGCACCATCAGGAACAGACACAGGCACGCGCAACCGCCGCACAACTCTGGGCCGATGGCGGCTGGCTATTCGCCACCCCGACCGGCGAACCGGTCAACCCTCGCACCGACTACGACGAGTGGAAGCGCCTGCTCAAGCTGGCCGGGCTGCGGGACGGCCGCCTACACGATGCTCGGCACACCGCCGCCACCGTGCTGCTAATTCCCGGGGTGGCGGAGCGTGCGGTGATGGGCATCATGGGTTGGTCGAACTCGGCTATGGCGACCCGCTACCAGCACCTCACTGGGCAGGTGCGCCGCGATATCGCCCGAAAAGTTGACGGGCTGCTATGGAAAAAAGATAGCGGCAGCACCAGTTAG
- a CDS encoding helix-turn-helix domain-containing protein, whose protein sequence is MPTAENRVVLTIEEAALRLGIGRTTMYALIKAGQIRTVTIGRLRRVPTFCIDEYVRSLLTNPAPLNRVA, encoded by the coding sequence GTGCCCACCGCCGAAAACCGCGTCGTCCTGACCATCGAAGAAGCCGCCCTACGACTCGGCATCGGCCGAACCACTATGTACGCCCTCATCAAGGCCGGGCAGATTCGCACCGTCACCATCGGCCGTCTCCGCCGCGTGCCCACCTTCTGCATCGACGAGTACGTGCGAAGCCTCCTGACAAACCCGGCACCCCTCAACCGCGTCGCCTGA
- the ltrA gene encoding group II intron reverse transcriptase/maturase, producing the protein MQHALYRAAKADPGRRFHALRDKVFRRDVLWRAWVAVRRNNGAPGVDQTTLGQVEQYGVARLLDELADELREGRYRPLPARRVFIPKPGSSELRPLSIPAVRDRIVQAAVKIVLEPVFEAQFLPCSFGFRPKRSVHDALQVLVDESWRGRRWVVETDIANCFSAIPHEKLMQAVQERVCDQAVLKLLRAMLRAGVMEDGQVRRPVTGSPQGGVISPLLCNVYLHRLDRGWDMREHGVLVRFADDLLVMCASRAQAEAALQRLRHLLAELGLEPKEVKTRIVHLQVGGEGVDFLGFHHRLVRAWARTGGKQVTFLARWPANKAMQHARDRIRQLTARSRLGLPVEWIVEHINVFLRGWAGFFKYGNSARHFEKIRYYAKIRLALVIAKRHQRSRKFGWQVLSFQSSNELGLIGLGTVVAPRPFKPWRRDKPNAGGERRR; encoded by the coding sequence TTGCAGCATGCGCTGTACCGGGCGGCCAAGGCCGATCCCGGGCGTCGGTTCCATGCGCTGCGAGACAAGGTCTTCCGCAGGGACGTCTTGTGGCGGGCGTGGGTCGCGGTGCGCCGTAACAACGGTGCGCCGGGCGTCGACCAGACCACTTTGGGCCAGGTTGAACAGTACGGGGTTGCCCGGCTGCTGGACGAGTTGGCTGACGAACTCAGGGAAGGACGGTATCGGCCGTTGCCGGCGCGTCGGGTGTTCATCCCGAAGCCTGGTAGCAGCGAGTTGAGGCCGTTGTCGATCCCCGCGGTTCGTGACCGCATCGTGCAGGCGGCGGTGAAGATCGTGCTCGAACCGGTCTTCGAAGCCCAGTTCCTGCCGTGTAGCTTCGGGTTCCGCCCGAAGCGGTCGGTGCACGATGCCCTGCAGGTACTCGTGGACGAGTCCTGGCGGGGTCGGCGGTGGGTGGTCGAGACGGACATCGCCAACTGCTTTTCGGCGATTCCGCATGAGAAGTTGATGCAAGCAGTTCAGGAACGCGTCTGTGACCAGGCCGTACTCAAGCTCCTGCGGGCGATGCTGCGCGCTGGGGTGATGGAGGACGGCCAGGTCCGGCGACCGGTCACCGGCAGCCCACAAGGCGGGGTCATCTCGCCGTTGCTGTGCAACGTCTACCTGCACCGACTCGATCGGGGATGGGACATGCGTGAGCACGGGGTGCTGGTCCGGTTCGCAGACGATCTGCTGGTGATGTGCGCCTCCCGGGCGCAGGCCGAGGCCGCGCTTCAGCGGCTTCGGCACTTGTTGGCTGAACTCGGCCTGGAGCCGAAGGAGGTCAAGACCAGGATCGTGCACCTTCAGGTCGGTGGGGAAGGGGTCGACTTCCTCGGCTTTCACCACCGGTTGGTGCGCGCCTGGGCCCGCACGGGAGGTAAACAGGTCACCTTCCTGGCCCGCTGGCCCGCGAACAAGGCTATGCAGCACGCCCGGGACCGGATTCGGCAGTTGACCGCCCGGTCCCGGCTGGGGCTGCCCGTGGAGTGGATCGTGGAACACATCAACGTGTTCCTGCGCGGCTGGGCCGGGTTCTTCAAGTACGGCAACTCGGCCCGACACTTCGAGAAGATCAGGTACTACGCGAAGATACGGCTAGCGCTGGTGATCGCCAAGCGGCACCAACGCAGCCGGAAGTTCGGCTGGCAGGTGCTGTCCTTCCAGTCGAGCAACGAGTTGGGCCTGATCGGCCTGGGAACCGTCGTCGCACCAAGGCCATTTAAGCCTTGGCGGCGGGATAAGCCGAATGCCGGCGGTGAACGACGTCGGTGA
- a CDS encoding IS1380 family transposase: protein MKATATRPKIMVTGGGRGVVGHAGARLLTDLADATGLTSAFGEALAGLRQRQGGHDPGRIAVDLAVMLAGGGEAIADLAVLRDQPGLFGPVASDPTAWRMLSRLDQPMLAGLQSARARAREVAWAQHAEVNGDLPQPMAAGQQVDGLVLDIDATIVICHSEKEGATRTWKKTFGFHPLLCFLDNTGEALAGLLREGRAGSNTTTDHITVLDQALALVPDVCRHGSPILLRADTAGSSHGFLAHIRGLRQQQHLDIRFSVGAAITEPVREAIRAATGWIPAIDTGGDLREHAEVCEITGLFDATGWPEGTRFLIRRERPHPGAQLSLFDTIEGWRHQIVATDTPPGGGSIQFLEARHRAHARVEDRIRTGKDTGFGRFPSRLFTINQAWLQLALTAIDLLAWTQNLLLNGDLATAEPKKLRYRLLHVAARITRTARRTRLAIANGWPWTDALTSAFTTLAALPRPTG, encoded by the coding sequence GTGAAGGCTACCGCAACACGTCCGAAGATCATGGTGACCGGTGGTGGGCGGGGCGTGGTCGGTCATGCCGGTGCCCGGTTGCTCACTGATCTCGCTGATGCGACCGGGTTGACCAGCGCGTTCGGTGAGGCCTTGGCAGGTCTGCGGCAGCGGCAGGGCGGGCACGATCCGGGCCGGATTGCCGTGGATCTGGCGGTGATGCTCGCCGGCGGCGGTGAGGCCATCGCCGACCTGGCCGTGCTGCGTGACCAGCCCGGCCTGTTCGGGCCGGTCGCGTCCGACCCAACCGCATGGCGGATGTTGTCCCGACTGGACCAGCCCATGCTGGCCGGCCTACAGTCCGCGCGGGCACGCGCCCGTGAGGTCGCCTGGGCCCAGCACGCCGAGGTGAACGGTGACCTGCCGCAGCCGATGGCGGCCGGCCAGCAGGTTGATGGTCTGGTCCTGGACATCGACGCGACCATCGTGATCTGCCACTCCGAGAAGGAAGGGGCGACTCGTACCTGGAAGAAGACGTTCGGGTTCCACCCGTTGCTGTGTTTCCTGGACAACACCGGCGAAGCCCTCGCCGGCCTGCTACGGGAAGGCCGAGCCGGCTCCAACACCACCACCGACCACATCACCGTCCTCGACCAGGCCCTCGCCCTGGTCCCCGACGTTTGCCGGCACGGCAGCCCGATCCTGCTTCGCGCCGACACTGCCGGTTCCAGTCACGGGTTCCTCGCCCACATCCGCGGCCTGCGACAACAGCAGCACCTGGATATCCGGTTCTCGGTCGGCGCCGCGATCACCGAACCCGTGCGCGAGGCGATCCGGGCCGCGACTGGCTGGATCCCCGCTATCGACACCGGCGGTGACCTGCGAGAACATGCCGAAGTCTGCGAGATCACCGGCCTGTTCGACGCCACCGGTTGGCCCGAGGGCACCCGGTTCCTGATCCGCCGGGAACGCCCACACCCCGGCGCACAACTGAGCTTGTTCGACACCATCGAAGGCTGGCGGCACCAGATCGTCGCCACCGATACCCCGCCCGGCGGTGGCAGCATCCAGTTCCTGGAAGCCCGACACCGGGCTCACGCCCGCGTCGAAGACCGCATCCGCACCGGGAAAGACACCGGATTCGGCCGGTTCCCGTCCCGGCTGTTCACCATCAACCAGGCCTGGCTGCAACTCGCCCTGACCGCCATCGACCTGCTCGCCTGGACCCAGAACCTGCTCCTGAACGGCGACTTGGCCACCGCGGAACCCAAGAAACTGCGCTACCGACTGCTACACGTCGCAGCCCGGATCACCCGCACCGCCCGCCGAACCCGTCTCGCTATCGCCAACGGCTGGCCCTGGACCGACGCGTTGACCAGCGCATTCACCACTCTCGCCGCGTTACCCCGACCCACCGGCTGA
- a CDS encoding MarR family winged helix-turn-helix transcriptional regulator — translation MTIDQLSDAELAAQPAAYWTGLAYEALIAFTRARQAEFGFTQPQFWLLRNLSTNDLSPDGQGMTIPRLQAAMATYIRPEDDLAGEAQVLLERGWLRRDDEDRLWITEAGEHARVDLKSHAPTIRARIHEGIDDADYVTTLKVLRRMIDNVSSDQT, via the coding sequence ATGACCATCGACCAGCTTTCCGACGCCGAACTCGCCGCCCAGCCGGCTGCCTACTGGACCGGTCTGGCCTACGAGGCGCTCATCGCCTTCACCCGCGCCCGACAGGCCGAGTTCGGCTTCACCCAGCCCCAGTTCTGGCTGCTGCGCAACCTGTCGACCAACGACCTCTCCCCGGACGGTCAGGGCATGACCATCCCGCGACTTCAGGCAGCCATGGCGACCTACATCCGTCCCGAGGACGACCTGGCCGGCGAGGCGCAGGTCCTGCTGGAGCGGGGTTGGCTTCGCCGGGACGACGAGGACCGGCTGTGGATCACAGAAGCCGGCGAGCATGCGCGCGTCGACCTGAAGAGCCATGCTCCGACCATCCGCGCACGCATCCACGAGGGCATCGACGATGCCGACTACGTCACCACGCTCAAGGTGCTCCGCCGGATGATCGACAACGTCAGCAGCGATCAGACCTAG
- a CDS encoding alpha/beta fold hydrolase, with translation MVEVNAKLNGVQQVQVGPTLVLIHSPLVGPGSWQPVADELRKLGHRVVVPSLGPLADVEPPYYLSVAEQVADAVSVGSDDRLVLVGHSGAGALLPAIGAALAGRAGLSGRAGLSGRQCQAYGTVFVDAMLPHPGTSWFANAPTALVGQLRDLAVDRWLPPWHQWFPAEVIQALLPDEQMRADFVAELRPLPLAYFDEPAPSVPQWVPQRCAYLQLSEGYDAEAAQAQRQGWTVRHERADHLALLTRPARIGTLLDRLITMLLDPDHPAGDEEIE, from the coding sequence ATGGTTGAGGTCAATGCGAAGCTGAATGGGGTGCAGCAGGTGCAGGTAGGTCCAACACTGGTGCTGATCCACAGTCCGCTCGTCGGCCCCGGGAGCTGGCAGCCGGTCGCTGACGAACTACGGAAACTCGGCCACCGGGTCGTGGTGCCGTCGCTCGGTCCCCTCGCCGACGTCGAGCCGCCGTACTACCTCTCGGTAGCCGAGCAGGTGGCGGACGCCGTGTCGGTCGGATCGGACGACCGCCTGGTGCTGGTCGGGCACAGCGGGGCGGGGGCGCTGCTGCCGGCCATCGGAGCGGCCCTGGCGGGCCGGGCGGGACTGTCGGGTCGGGCGGGACTGTCGGGCCGACAGTGCCAGGCGTACGGCACCGTCTTCGTGGACGCGATGCTGCCGCACCCCGGCACCAGTTGGTTCGCGAACGCACCGACGGCTCTCGTCGGGCAGCTTCGCGACCTGGCCGTGGACAGGTGGTTGCCACCCTGGCACCAGTGGTTTCCGGCCGAGGTCATCCAGGCACTGCTGCCCGACGAGCAGATGCGGGCGGACTTCGTCGCCGAGCTTCGGCCACTACCCCTGGCGTACTTCGACGAACCTGCGCCGTCGGTGCCGCAATGGGTGCCGCAGCGGTGCGCCTATCTCCAGCTCAGCGAAGGGTACGACGCCGAAGCGGCGCAGGCTCAGCGTCAGGGCTGGACGGTGCGGCACGAGCGGGCTGACCACCTGGCACTGCTTACCCGACCCGCACGGATCGGTACGCTGCTTGACCGGTTGATCACAATGTTGCTGGACCCGGACCACCCAGCAGGTGACGAGGAGATCGAATGA
- a CDS encoding serine hydrolase domain-containing protein translates to MIKRRKVLAGLLLAATMIGMSSGPASAGSVSVPGAELQAGLTGMVAAESASAALLRVQDGRDGWAGAAGVTDLVSGRPARADGYFRIGSATKTFVATVVVQLVDEGRLSLDDPIARHLPGVVPNGEAITVRQILNHTSGLYDYAHEAGYSTNRWRGAERFRTYRPTELLAVAFAHEPYFPPGEGWRYSNTNYIVAGLLIERLTGRSYGVEIQRRILRPLGLWQTSVPGTEAGLPEPHAHGYTLVDGEYVDATRMNPSLDWAAGEMISTTADLNRFFAALIGGRLTSAAGLAAMRTTVETGTIFRYGLGLQQFDLPCGMSVFGHGGELLGYLTYAMASDAGRQVTLSYNPYVTKPTMETLVGIFSTAYCPAG, encoded by the coding sequence ATGATCAAACGAAGGAAAGTGCTGGCCGGGCTGCTGCTGGCGGCCACCATGATCGGAATGTCCAGCGGTCCGGCCAGCGCCGGGTCAGTGAGCGTGCCGGGGGCGGAACTTCAGGCCGGGTTGACCGGGATGGTGGCCGCCGAGTCGGCGAGTGCCGCGCTGCTGCGCGTACAGGATGGGCGGGATGGCTGGGCCGGTGCCGCCGGGGTGACCGACCTGGTGTCGGGCCGACCGGCGCGGGCCGACGGTTACTTCCGGATCGGCAGTGCCACGAAGACCTTCGTGGCGACGGTGGTCGTGCAACTGGTCGACGAGGGCCGGCTGTCGCTGGACGATCCGATCGCCCGCCACCTGCCGGGAGTTGTGCCGAACGGCGAGGCGATCACCGTACGGCAGATTCTCAACCACACCAGCGGGCTGTACGACTACGCGCACGAGGCCGGCTATTCGACGAACCGGTGGCGGGGTGCGGAGCGGTTCCGCACCTACCGGCCCACGGAACTGCTGGCCGTCGCCTTCGCGCACGAGCCGTACTTCCCACCCGGCGAGGGTTGGCGCTATTCGAATACCAACTACATCGTCGCCGGGCTGCTCATCGAGCGGCTGACCGGCCGCAGCTACGGAGTCGAGATCCAGCGTCGTATCCTGCGTCCGCTCGGTCTGTGGCAGACCAGCGTCCCGGGTACCGAGGCGGGGCTGCCCGAACCGCACGCCCACGGTTACACCCTGGTCGACGGCGAGTACGTCGACGCCACCCGGATGAACCCGTCCCTCGACTGGGCGGCCGGTGAGATGATCTCGACGACCGCCGACCTGAACCGGTTCTTCGCCGCACTGATCGGCGGCCGGCTCACCAGCGCGGCCGGGCTCGCGGCGATGCGGACCACCGTCGAGACCGGCACGATCTTCCGGTACGGCCTCGGCCTGCAACAGTTCGACCTGCCCTGCGGCATGAGCGTCTTTGGCCATGGCGGCGAACTGCTCGGCTACCTGACCTACGCGATGGCCTCCGATGCTGGCCGTCAGGTGACGCTCTCCTACAACCCGTACGTCACCAAGCCGACCATGGAGACCCTGGTCGGGATCTTCAGCACGGCCTACTGCCCGGCCGGTTAG